In Rhodococcus rhodochrous, a single genomic region encodes these proteins:
- a CDS encoding TIGR02680 family protein, which yields MTHSSDPSALDENPPPRFPDRWRLHRAGIVNVWHYLDVEFVLSGGRMILRGTNGSGKSRALEMLLPFLLDADRRRMDATGAAKVDLDELMRTGASDITDRVGYLWLELARPSGHLTVGAQIRYRADARRSDVHFFTTSLRVGTELHLVDDARIPLSRERLADLVGADNLTRDPERHRETVRRLVFGLHGETGRERYDGLLQLLHTLRSPDVGHRIDEGRLPQILSDALPPLTENMLAEGGGRLDLLGDTRQEQLRLETAHGHVLQFHEVYRQYAADLLRADAATARDLAQRVVETRRALTVAEAEAADLDAQAAAADTRLKERRDQVAELDRAIRGLETHAMFRSADDLAQRQLAVDTLRRAADHAAAAADRSRLRERRDADHAVRVLDDLTCSITRAARRLVTAGRELLSVGLPHDTVPTTLHFSVDRPPAVLEPVRTGIDDTTEQVVRPVVATVSLDAGHVDEVRDAVLRAAEAIRRRQDQAGRRLLEARRLDAAAHAVQEAEAAADRAARDAEQRAVDAAETDAGVGAAAAGLQHRWREWITADRTTALLPELDRDRVVLMRRLSTQLDALIDASPTDPAGFSGPAGPADTDSEDIDLDSALAELDSLPAAAARSALSDLDSAPAERERREREARTAREDLVREQAVLEAGGEGPEQAPWHVRTDGVPLWRAVEFVDTLGDDDRAGIEAALLAAGFLTATVDGEGRLRALGGQVLVSPRGEPPSQPLSTVLRPDPEADVPRPAIEAVLSTIGFEDATAVASVSRDGRWHNGVLRGRHTAETPRCIGRPAREAAIAARRVRLDEIRAELARIDLAVDQLRVDYPDAAHRRAEIDAHLSTAPTSHAMRAALERRRYAHARVRSAANTAVELRERATTLRARWTAELDAHRTACEHFGVPGDVPELEALVAGCASADTLCTELARDLGDVLAAHARFTDAAERCAQATAERVDAEEIAESCRYEWHAKAAVVAAQTAAVDVDAADLAQELRDSEAERARADEQYRRTVAHRDHLGRAVAEVLQRCAAARERLDRDRHELAAAAELLAAHLQLPELRAALEEDPGPDSAASAPALLPPVHLEDPDHVLSVARTLLAALPPRTGVDENAMLVALQQFDRDITARFDIEHTVTHGAHRVRIAGAGDDTTPAGVAVALTRQVEDGRRALSQREHDVFTGFVLGGVADELRRRIERARQVIAAMNDSLADSRTTHGIGVRIEWRPGGEGADAARLTQLLTASERSPGDASDLVGMLRRRVESAHAADPSAGYAQHLSQALDYRRWHEVEVTILGPEPGRERRISARAKISQGETRFVSYVALFAAADGYLSGLPDTGTALRLVLLDDAFAKIDDPTIGELMGLLVRQDIDFVMTGHALWGCVPEVPELDVYEVRRLADGAAVTTRVHWDGRVRQLRPLTELQT from the coding sequence ATGACCCACTCGTCCGACCCCTCCGCCCTCGACGAGAACCCTCCACCCCGTTTCCCGGATCGCTGGCGTCTCCACCGCGCCGGCATCGTGAACGTCTGGCACTACCTGGACGTCGAGTTCGTCCTGTCCGGTGGACGGATGATCCTGCGCGGCACCAACGGATCGGGGAAGTCCCGCGCCCTCGAAATGTTGCTGCCCTTCCTGCTCGACGCCGACCGCAGACGTATGGACGCGACGGGCGCCGCGAAGGTCGATCTGGACGAACTCATGCGCACCGGGGCCTCGGACATCACCGACCGTGTCGGCTATCTGTGGCTCGAACTGGCGCGTCCCAGCGGACATCTCACCGTCGGAGCGCAGATCCGGTACCGCGCCGACGCCCGTCGCAGCGACGTGCACTTCTTCACGACATCCTTGCGTGTCGGCACCGAGTTGCACCTCGTCGACGACGCCCGCATCCCACTCTCACGGGAGCGACTCGCCGACCTCGTCGGAGCCGACAATCTCACCCGTGATCCGGAGCGGCATCGAGAGACCGTGCGGAGGCTGGTGTTCGGCCTGCACGGGGAGACGGGACGCGAACGCTACGACGGCCTCCTGCAGCTGTTGCACACCCTTCGCTCACCCGATGTCGGCCACCGCATCGACGAGGGGCGCCTCCCCCAGATCCTGTCGGACGCGCTGCCACCGCTGACGGAGAACATGCTCGCCGAAGGGGGAGGTCGCCTCGACCTGCTCGGCGACACCCGCCAGGAGCAGCTCCGTCTCGAAACGGCGCATGGACACGTGCTGCAGTTCCACGAGGTGTACCGGCAGTACGCGGCGGATCTGCTGCGCGCCGACGCCGCGACCGCCCGCGACCTCGCACAACGGGTCGTCGAGACGCGACGCGCACTCACGGTCGCGGAAGCCGAGGCGGCCGACCTCGACGCGCAGGCCGCCGCGGCGGACACCCGCCTGAAGGAGCGCCGCGACCAGGTCGCCGAACTCGACCGCGCGATCCGCGGACTCGAGACCCACGCGATGTTCCGGTCCGCGGACGATCTCGCGCAGCGCCAGCTCGCCGTCGATACGCTCCGGCGCGCCGCCGACCACGCGGCCGCTGCCGCCGATCGCAGCCGTCTGCGGGAGCGGCGCGACGCCGACCACGCGGTCCGCGTTCTCGACGACCTGACCTGCTCGATCACGCGTGCCGCGCGACGGCTCGTGACGGCAGGTCGCGAGCTGCTGTCGGTGGGTCTTCCGCACGACACCGTGCCGACCACGCTGCATTTCTCCGTCGACCGTCCACCCGCGGTGCTCGAACCGGTGCGCACCGGCATCGACGACACCACCGAGCAGGTGGTGCGGCCGGTCGTCGCGACGGTCTCCCTCGACGCCGGGCACGTCGACGAGGTCCGGGATGCGGTCCTCCGTGCCGCCGAGGCGATCCGCCGCCGACAGGACCAGGCGGGTCGGCGACTGCTCGAGGCGCGTCGTCTCGACGCGGCCGCGCACGCCGTCCAGGAAGCCGAGGCGGCGGCCGACCGCGCGGCCCGCGACGCCGAGCAGCGTGCCGTCGACGCCGCCGAGACGGATGCCGGTGTCGGTGCGGCCGCCGCCGGTCTGCAGCATCGGTGGCGCGAGTGGATCACCGCCGACCGCACGACGGCTCTGCTGCCGGAACTCGACCGGGATCGGGTCGTCCTGATGCGCCGACTGTCCACGCAGCTCGACGCACTGATCGATGCCTCTCCTACGGATCCTGCCGGCTTTTCCGGCCCCGCCGGCCCCGCAGACACGGACTCCGAGGACATCGACCTCGATTCGGCACTCGCGGAGCTGGACTCGCTGCCCGCAGCGGCCGCTCGATCCGCCCTGAGCGACCTCGACAGTGCCCCCGCCGAACGGGAGCGCCGTGAACGCGAGGCGCGGACCGCGCGTGAAGATCTCGTCCGGGAGCAGGCGGTCCTCGAAGCTGGCGGCGAGGGACCGGAGCAGGCGCCCTGGCACGTTCGCACCGACGGTGTTCCCCTGTGGCGGGCGGTCGAGTTCGTCGACACGCTCGGGGACGACGACCGCGCCGGGATCGAGGCTGCGTTGCTCGCCGCGGGTTTCCTCACCGCAACGGTCGACGGCGAGGGCCGCTTGCGCGCACTGGGCGGCCAGGTCCTCGTCTCGCCGCGCGGCGAACCACCGTCGCAGCCCCTGTCGACGGTCCTGCGCCCGGACCCCGAGGCCGACGTCCCGCGCCCGGCGATCGAGGCGGTCCTCAGCACGATCGGATTCGAGGACGCCACAGCGGTGGCCTCGGTCTCGCGGGACGGCCGCTGGCACAACGGTGTTCTGCGCGGACGTCACACGGCCGAGACTCCGCGTTGCATCGGCAGGCCGGCCCGGGAGGCCGCGATCGCGGCCCGTCGTGTGCGTCTCGACGAGATCCGCGCCGAACTCGCCCGGATCGACCTGGCGGTGGACCAGTTGCGCGTCGACTATCCGGACGCGGCGCACCGGCGGGCGGAGATCGACGCGCATCTGTCGACCGCGCCGACCTCGCATGCCATGCGCGCCGCGCTCGAACGACGTCGGTACGCGCACGCGCGTGTGCGGTCAGCGGCGAACACCGCGGTGGAACTGCGCGAGCGGGCGACGACCCTGCGTGCTCGCTGGACCGCCGAACTCGACGCCCACCGCACAGCGTGTGAGCACTTCGGCGTGCCCGGCGACGTTCCGGAACTCGAGGCGCTGGTCGCCGGCTGTGCGTCCGCCGACACACTGTGCACCGAGCTGGCACGCGACCTCGGTGACGTCCTCGCTGCCCACGCCAGGTTCACCGATGCCGCCGAGCGGTGTGCGCAGGCCACCGCCGAGCGGGTCGACGCGGAGGAGATCGCCGAGTCGTGCCGCTACGAGTGGCACGCGAAGGCCGCGGTGGTCGCGGCGCAGACGGCGGCCGTCGACGTCGACGCCGCCGATCTGGCGCAGGAACTGCGCGATTCGGAGGCCGAACGGGCACGCGCCGACGAGCAGTACCGACGCACGGTCGCCCATCGCGACCATCTCGGCCGTGCCGTCGCCGAGGTGCTCCAGCGGTGTGCGGCCGCACGCGAACGGCTCGACCGCGATCGTCACGAACTCGCCGCGGCCGCCGAACTGCTCGCCGCTCACCTGCAGCTGCCCGAACTGCGCGCTGCGCTCGAGGAGGATCCCGGCCCGGACTCCGCCGCGTCTGCCCCGGCGCTTCTACCTCCCGTCCACCTCGAGGATCCGGATCACGTGCTCTCGGTGGCCCGTACCCTGCTGGCCGCATTGCCGCCGCGCACGGGAGTCGACGAGAACGCGATGCTGGTCGCGCTGCAGCAGTTCGATCGCGACATCACGGCCCGGTTCGACATCGAGCACACGGTGACGCACGGCGCCCATCGCGTCCGGATCGCCGGGGCGGGCGACGACACCACGCCTGCGGGTGTCGCGGTCGCCCTGACCCGGCAGGTCGAGGACGGCCGACGGGCACTGTCGCAACGCGAGCACGACGTGTTCACGGGATTCGTGCTCGGCGGTGTGGCCGACGAACTGCGTCGGCGGATCGAGCGGGCGCGACAGGTGATCGCCGCGATGAACGACAGTCTCGCCGACAGCCGCACGACGCACGGGATCGGCGTGCGGATCGAGTGGCGACCCGGCGGCGAGGGCGCCGACGCGGCGCGGTTGACGCAGCTGCTCACCGCCAGCGAACGGTCACCCGGGGACGCTTCCGACCTGGTCGGGATGCTGCGGCGCCGGGTGGAATCCGCTCACGCCGCCGATCCGTCCGCCGGCTACGCGCAGCACCTGTCGCAGGCACTGGACTATCGGCGCTGGCATGAGGTCGAGGTGACGATTCTCGGTCCCGAACCGGGCCGCGAGCGGCGGATCTCCGCGCGCGCCAAGATATCCCAGGGCGAGACCCGGTTCGTGTCGTACGTGGCGCTGTTCGCGGCGGCGGACGGCTATCTCTCGGGCCTACCCGACACCGGCACCGCACTGCGGCTCGTGCTGCTCGACGACGCGTTCGCCAAGATCGACGACCCGACGATCGGTGAACTCATGGGCCTGCTCGTGCGGCAGGACATCGACTTCGTCATGACCGGGCACGCACTGTGGGGTTGTGTGCCCGAGGTACCCGAGCTCGACGTCTACGAGGTCCGGCGCCTCGCCGACGG
- a CDS encoding TIGR02678 family protein yields MSTSYASAVSGDVSGRRDAARALLQQPIVTAASDRETFDLVRRHAPALKSMFADRLGYRLVIEPTFARLTKAPLGSTSPHRALRHADGTEFGATTYACLALVCAALIEPGTGARVSVDDLLEQVRADAREIGIVFGDPVSEERNFAAALRVLEEWGVITESGHVDEATGDGPHLDVHRDLLPHLLDIPLHGMPGPAAALARHEHEPAARRLYRRLVEDPFVARDELDDESATILARDRHELARMLEDDFGLVLEVRAEGALAYDPAGVLTDEAFPGSGTLKHACLLLLAELTERFGDSAAATLHVDVHTLDSVLADLAAARSRTWKSIYVRDLALLRRDVVALLVRLGLARPHENGLELTAPSARYRPVPAESTCR; encoded by the coding sequence GTGAGCACCTCGTACGCGAGCGCGGTGTCGGGGGACGTCTCCGGTCGGCGGGACGCCGCGCGGGCACTGCTGCAGCAACCGATCGTCACCGCGGCGAGCGATCGGGAGACCTTCGACCTCGTTCGGCGCCATGCCCCGGCCCTGAAGTCCATGTTCGCCGATCGCCTCGGATACCGGCTCGTCATCGAACCGACCTTCGCCCGTCTGACCAAGGCACCGCTCGGGTCCACGTCACCGCACCGCGCGCTCCGGCACGCCGACGGTACCGAGTTCGGCGCGACCACCTACGCGTGTCTCGCGCTGGTGTGCGCGGCACTGATCGAGCCGGGAACCGGTGCGAGGGTGTCCGTCGACGACCTGCTCGAGCAGGTCCGCGCCGATGCGCGCGAGATCGGGATCGTGTTCGGCGACCCGGTGTCCGAGGAGCGGAACTTCGCTGCGGCCCTGCGCGTCCTCGAGGAATGGGGCGTGATCACCGAGTCCGGTCACGTCGACGAGGCGACCGGCGACGGGCCGCATCTCGACGTCCACCGCGACCTGCTTCCCCATCTGCTCGACATTCCGCTGCACGGGATGCCCGGTCCCGCAGCGGCACTCGCCCGTCACGAACACGAACCCGCCGCCCGCCGCCTGTATCGCAGGCTCGTCGAGGATCCGTTCGTCGCGCGCGACGAACTGGACGACGAGTCGGCGACGATCCTCGCCCGCGACCGGCACGAGCTCGCCCGCATGCTGGAGGACGACTTCGGCCTCGTGCTCGAGGTGCGTGCCGAGGGCGCGCTCGCGTACGACCCGGCCGGCGTACTCACCGACGAGGCGTTCCCGGGGTCGGGCACCCTGAAGCACGCCTGCCTGCTGCTCCTGGCCGAACTCACCGAACGGTTCGGCGACTCGGCAGCGGCCACGCTGCACGTCGACGTCCACACCCTCGACTCGGTTCTCGCCGACCTCGCCGCCGCGCGTTCCCGCACCTGGAAGAGCATCTACGTCCGCGATCTCGCGCTCCTGCGCCGGGATGTCGTCGCTCTGCTCGTCCGGCTCGGGCTGGCGCGCCCGCACGAGAACGGACTCGAACTGACCGCCCCCTCCGCCCGCTACCGTCCCGTCCCCGCCGAAAGCACGTGTCGATGA
- a CDS encoding MarR family winged helix-turn-helix transcriptional regulator yields the protein MQHNRQTRRPSADGVARVYEEFVLLVRFLTSGARTQDSGLSLVQHSLLGFISRNPGCRATDISEVFGVHRSTVSRQLRHAVDAGWVEAGTGPARAGHPLRLTDHGATVLEGAVVRRLDDVRAGLEGWDENELERFVDLLRRFRAGIDSDDRTPDQNDGDCSA from the coding sequence GTGCAACACAATCGGCAGACCCGGCGGCCGTCCGCGGACGGCGTTGCCCGCGTATACGAGGAGTTCGTGCTTCTCGTGCGCTTCCTGACGTCCGGAGCACGAACGCAGGACAGCGGACTCTCGCTGGTCCAGCATTCGCTTCTCGGCTTCATCTCCCGAAATCCGGGCTGCCGCGCCACCGACATATCCGAGGTCTTCGGCGTCCACCGCTCGACCGTGTCGCGCCAACTGCGTCACGCCGTCGATGCGGGCTGGGTCGAGGCGGGGACGGGTCCGGCACGTGCCGGACATCCGCTCCGGCTCACCGACCACGGAGCGACAGTTCTCGAAGGTGCGGTCGTGCGTCGTCTCGACGACGTCCGCGCCGGCCTCGAGGGCTGGGACGAGAACGAACTCGAACGCTTCGTGGATCTCCTGCGCCGCTTCCGCGCAGGAATCGATTCCGACGACCGGACTCCCGACCAGAACGATGGAGATTGCAGTGCGTGA
- a CDS encoding AMP-dependent synthetase/ligase, whose protein sequence is MREYSTPAPFTIGDDESVVHTVFTHAEKTPHRVMYSRPQGDDWVAVTAQQFADQVKAVAKGLIANGVQPGDRVALLSATRYEWSLFDYAIWTAGAVSVPIYDSSSTEQIRWILQDSEAVLAVVETARHEKLFVDMPDTLRRILQIEDGAVNTLAADGADVDDAEITTRLAGIRSGGLASLVYTSGTTGRPKGCMLTHRNFLAEVRSILTSDVGIVAKPGNRGLTFLPLAHVLARAVSLALFESGTAQAHWADFSTVSAQFARYSPNIILGVPRVFEKVRDAAAGKAAAGGPVKAAIFGFAERTAIAHSESLDHGGPTFTLKAKRALADKLVYSKLREAMGNECWYAISGGGALSPRLGHFFRGVGVPIYEGYGLTETTAAHSVNTPGAQKIGTVGRPMGGNSARIAEDGEIELRGMVVFDGYWRNDEATAGAFHDGWFRTGDLGALDEDGYLSITGRKKDLIITAGGKNVSPGPIEDRMRSHTLVSQAVVVGDGRSFVTALVTVDPEVFENWKTENGKPTGATIADLRHDPALRDAVQTIVDDANTLVSHSEAIKKFVILDRDLTEESGELTPTLKIKRNVVTERFAHEIDALYAK, encoded by the coding sequence GTGCGTGAGTACTCGACCCCGGCCCCGTTCACCATCGGTGACGACGAATCGGTCGTCCACACGGTGTTCACCCATGCGGAGAAGACTCCGCACCGCGTGATGTACTCCCGGCCGCAGGGTGACGACTGGGTCGCGGTCACCGCGCAGCAGTTCGCCGACCAGGTGAAAGCCGTCGCCAAGGGCCTGATCGCCAACGGTGTGCAGCCCGGCGACCGTGTCGCGCTGCTCTCGGCCACCCGCTACGAGTGGTCGCTGTTCGACTACGCGATCTGGACGGCCGGGGCCGTGTCGGTACCGATCTACGACTCCTCGTCCACGGAGCAGATCCGCTGGATCCTCCAGGACTCCGAGGCCGTCCTCGCCGTCGTCGAGACCGCGCGGCACGAGAAGCTCTTCGTCGACATGCCCGACACCCTCCGTCGCATCCTGCAGATCGAGGACGGCGCGGTGAACACGCTCGCGGCCGACGGCGCCGACGTAGACGACGCCGAGATCACCACGCGTCTGGCCGGAATCCGTTCCGGCGGCCTGGCCTCCCTCGTCTACACCTCGGGAACCACCGGGCGTCCCAAGGGCTGCATGCTCACCCACCGCAACTTCCTCGCCGAGGTCCGGTCGATCCTCACCTCGGACGTCGGTATCGTCGCCAAGCCCGGCAACCGCGGCCTGACCTTCCTGCCCCTCGCACACGTGCTGGCACGCGCGGTGTCGCTCGCGCTCTTCGAATCCGGCACGGCGCAGGCGCACTGGGCGGACTTCTCGACCGTCTCCGCGCAGTTCGCCCGGTACTCGCCGAACATCATCCTCGGTGTGCCGCGCGTCTTCGAGAAGGTGCGCGACGCGGCAGCGGGCAAGGCGGCGGCCGGCGGACCGGTCAAGGCGGCGATCTTCGGTTTCGCGGAGCGCACCGCCATCGCCCACAGCGAGTCGCTCGATCACGGCGGCCCCACCTTCACGTTGAAGGCCAAGCGCGCCCTCGCCGACAAGCTGGTCTACTCCAAGCTGCGTGAGGCCATGGGCAACGAGTGCTGGTACGCGATCTCCGGCGGCGGTGCTCTGAGCCCCCGCCTCGGCCACTTCTTCCGCGGCGTCGGCGTGCCGATCTACGAAGGCTACGGCCTCACCGAGACCACGGCCGCACACAGCGTGAACACCCCCGGCGCGCAGAAGATCGGCACCGTCGGACGCCCCATGGGCGGGAACTCGGCGCGCATCGCGGAGGACGGCGAGATCGAGCTGCGCGGCATGGTCGTCTTCGACGGCTACTGGCGCAACGACGAGGCCACCGCGGGTGCCTTCCACGACGGCTGGTTCCGCACCGGCGACCTCGGCGCGCTCGACGAGGACGGCTACCTGTCCATCACCGGACGCAAGAAGGACCTCATCATCACCGCCGGCGGCAAGAACGTCTCGCCCGGGCCGATCGAGGACCGCATGCGGTCGCACACCCTCGTCTCCCAGGCCGTCGTCGTCGGGGACGGTCGTAGCTTCGTCACCGCTCTGGTGACCGTCGATCCGGAGGTCTTCGAGAACTGGAAGACCGAGAACGGCAAGCCGACCGGTGCGACGATCGCGGACCTGCGCCACGATCCCGCGCTGCGCGACGCGGTGCAGACCATCGTCGACGATGCCAACACCCTCGTCTCGCACAGCGAGGCGATCAAGAAGTTCGTCATCCTCGACCGGGATCTCACCGAGGAGTCGGGTGAGCTCACGCCGACGCTGAAGATCAAGCGCAACGTCGTCACCGAGCGTTTCGCCCACGAGATCGACGCCCTGTACGCGAAGTGA
- the malQ gene encoding 4-alpha-glucanotransferase: MTSSAKLRELAGKHGITTTYTGWGGRDHDVSDETLRRVLAALDVPARTDDEVVESLADVDDRPWRSMLPPALVVVEGENRTFPVHVPHGDPVAVWVVTEDGEEVDVEQRDVWVDPRTVDGRLVGRATFAVPRLPLGWHVVHARSNDIEATAVLVVTPRRLSTADRLLEKKRWGLAAQIYSVRSRRSWGIGDFADLADLAAITAGYGGDFVLINPVHAAEPVPPHEPSPYLPSSRRFVDPLYLRIEDIPETAYLPAKHRKELDDHAQRAAKANRKARRLDRDATFRAKLDVLERVYRVPLGPARRARYEAFCAEGGQALDDFALWCALYEKFGDRADRWASRAPSPDDPKVARLRERLASRIDFHRWLQWLCDEQLANAQTASLAAGSDIGIVHDLAVGVGPHGADAWTLGDALASGVTVGAPADDFNRNGQNWNQPPWRPGRLAELGYIPFRDLVRSALRHAGGVRADHILGLFRTWWVPEGMSPADGAYVRSDHEALVGILALEAHRAGAVVVGEDLGVFEEWVQEYLAERGIAGTSILWFERDEDSPRGPETYRSLCLTSVTTHDLAPTAGYLAGDHIRLRSELGLLEGDLDTELTDAAAERDSVLALAVERGLLDEGEADVDRQVEALHRLIAASPSALLGISLADVTGERRSQNQPGTVDEYPNWRVPLADARGKVVLVEDLVDHDGFARLARAVSGDTSPVE, from the coding sequence GTGACGTCCTCGGCGAAGCTGCGCGAACTGGCCGGAAAGCACGGCATCACCACCACCTACACGGGGTGGGGTGGACGCGACCACGATGTCTCCGACGAGACGTTGCGGCGTGTACTCGCCGCGCTCGACGTCCCTGCCCGGACGGACGACGAGGTCGTGGAATCGCTCGCCGACGTCGACGACCGTCCGTGGCGCAGCATGCTCCCGCCCGCGCTCGTGGTCGTCGAGGGCGAGAACCGGACGTTCCCGGTGCACGTGCCGCACGGCGACCCGGTCGCGGTGTGGGTCGTCACCGAGGACGGCGAGGAGGTCGACGTCGAGCAGCGCGACGTGTGGGTGGACCCGCGGACCGTCGACGGCCGGCTCGTGGGCCGCGCGACCTTCGCCGTTCCGCGCCTGCCCCTCGGTTGGCACGTCGTGCACGCCCGCAGCAACGACATCGAGGCCACCGCGGTCCTCGTGGTGACCCCGCGCCGGTTGTCCACCGCCGACCGGCTGCTCGAGAAGAAGCGCTGGGGCCTTGCGGCCCAGATCTATTCGGTGCGCAGCCGCCGGTCGTGGGGCATCGGCGACTTCGCCGACCTGGCCGATCTGGCGGCGATCACGGCCGGTTACGGCGGCGACTTCGTCCTCATCAACCCCGTGCACGCGGCCGAACCCGTGCCCCCGCACGAACCGTCGCCCTATCTGCCGTCGTCGCGGCGCTTCGTCGACCCGCTGTATCTGCGGATCGAGGACATCCCCGAGACGGCCTATCTGCCCGCCAAGCACCGCAAGGAACTCGACGATCACGCACAGCGCGCGGCGAAGGCGAATCGGAAGGCGCGGCGTCTCGACCGGGATGCGACCTTCCGCGCGAAGCTCGACGTCCTCGAGCGCGTGTACCGGGTGCCGCTCGGCCCCGCCCGACGGGCACGGTACGAGGCGTTCTGCGCCGAGGGCGGGCAGGCGCTCGACGACTTCGCGCTGTGGTGCGCGCTGTACGAGAAGTTCGGCGACCGCGCCGACCGGTGGGCGTCGCGCGCCCCGAGTCCCGACGACCCGAAGGTCGCCCGGTTGCGCGAGCGGCTCGCCTCGCGGATCGACTTCCACCGGTGGCTGCAGTGGTTGTGCGACGAACAGCTCGCCAACGCCCAAACCGCTTCGCTCGCAGCAGGTTCCGATATCGGCATCGTGCACGACCTCGCCGTGGGCGTCGGTCCGCACGGCGCCGACGCCTGGACGCTGGGCGATGCGTTGGCGTCGGGCGTCACGGTGGGTGCCCCCGCCGACGACTTCAACCGCAACGGCCAGAACTGGAATCAGCCGCCGTGGCGGCCGGGTCGCCTCGCGGAGCTGGGATACATCCCCTTCCGCGATTTGGTGCGCTCGGCGTTGCGGCACGCGGGTGGTGTCCGGGCCGATCACATCCTGGGACTGTTCCGCACCTGGTGGGTGCCGGAGGGGATGTCACCGGCCGACGGCGCGTACGTCCGCAGCGACCACGAGGCACTCGTCGGCATCCTGGCGCTCGAGGCGCACCGCGCCGGTGCCGTGGTCGTGGGTGAGGACCTCGGGGTCTTCGAGGAGTGGGTGCAGGAGTATCTCGCCGAGCGCGGCATCGCCGGGACGTCGATCCTGTGGTTCGAACGCGACGAGGACTCCCCGCGCGGGCCGGAGACCTACCGCTCCCTGTGCCTGACGTCGGTGACCACGCACGACCTCGCGCCCACGGCGGGATATCTGGCGGGCGACCACATCCGGCTGCGATCGGAACTCGGTCTGCTCGAGGGCGATCTCGACACCGAACTCACCGATGCGGCCGCCGAACGCGACTCGGTTCTGGCGCTCGCGGTGGAGCGGGGACTGCTCGACGAGGGCGAAGCCGACGTCGATCGGCAGGTCGAGGCGTTGCACCGGCTGATCGCAGCGAGTCCGTCTGCGCTGCTGGGCATCTCGCTGGCCGATGTGACCGGTGAGCGCCGCAGCCAGAACCAGCCGGGCACGGTCGACGAGTACCCGAACTGGCGGGTCCCGCTCGCCGATGCCCGCGGCAAGGTCGTCCTCGTCGAGGATCTCGTCGACCACGACGGATTCGCGAGATTGGCCCGTGCGGTCTCCGGAGACACCTCACCGGTGGAGTGA
- a CDS encoding O-acetyl-ADP-ribose deacetylase, which produces MTALDIAHGDITTIAVDAIVNAANSSLLGGGGVDGAIHRAGGPEILAACRELRATSLPDGLEPGRAVATPAGRLPARRVIHTVGPVWSAHEDRSGILRSAYRNSLLVAQDLGARTVSFPLVSAGIYGWPLDDAALQAVTTIRETQTDVETVVLVGFGDAAVDALRRAVSRT; this is translated from the coding sequence GTGACCGCTCTCGACATCGCGCACGGCGACATCACCACCATCGCGGTGGATGCGATCGTCAACGCCGCGAACTCCTCCCTGCTCGGAGGCGGGGGAGTGGACGGTGCGATCCACCGGGCCGGCGGCCCGGAGATCCTCGCCGCATGCCGCGAACTCCGCGCGACCTCGCTACCCGACGGACTCGAACCGGGCCGTGCGGTGGCGACGCCCGCCGGTCGCCTCCCGGCGCGGCGGGTGATCCATACCGTGGGCCCGGTGTGGTCGGCGCACGAGGACCGCTCCGGAATTCTGCGCTCGGCCTACCGCAACAGTCTGCTCGTCGCGCAGGACCTCGGCGCCCGGACGGTGTCGTTCCCGCTCGTCTCGGCCGGTATCTACGGCTGGCCCCTCGACGACGCCGCCCTGCAGGCCGTCACGACGATCCGGGAGACGCAGACGGACGTGGAGACCGTCGTACTCGTCGGGTTCGGCGACGCCGCCGTCGACGCTCTCCGGCGCGCCGTCTCCCGGACGTGA